The Zonotrichia albicollis isolate bZonAlb1 chromosome 9, bZonAlb1.hap1, whole genome shotgun sequence genome has a window encoding:
- the LOC141730226 gene encoding serine/threonine-protein kinase PAK 1-like, whose protein sequence is MVKMENPILKYTELENIGSGTFGDVFKALNTATGGEVAIKKIQLQGLRKNKLKVNELIVMKVNRNPNLVSCLDSYLVGEELSLVMEYMDGGTLSDVISQTYLSEDEMAAISRECLQGLQFLHSNHIIHQDVKSRNILLRTDGSVKLDRGSCNLKLQGNEVHYCEQC, encoded by the exons atggtgaagaTGGAAAATCCTATTCTAAAATACactgaactggaaaatattggcagcgg gacttttggagatgttttcaaagcactcaacactgccacaggaggagag gtggccatcaagaaaatacagcttcaagGACTGAGGAAGAACAAACTAAAAGTCAATGAACTCATAGTCATGAAGGTGAACAGGAATCCCAACCTGGTCAGCTGTTTAGACAG ctaccttgtggGTGAGGAACTGTCCCTGGTtatggagtacatggatggaggcactcTGAGCGATGTCATCAGCCAGACCTACCTGTCggaagatgagatggcagccatcagtcgggag tgcctgcaaggactgcaatTTCTTCATTCAAACCACATCATCCACCAAGATGTGAAGAGcagaaacatccttctcagaactgacggttctgtcaagctgg acagAGGGAGCTGCAATCTAAAGCTTCAGGGGAATGAAGTCCACTACTGTGAGCAGTGTTAa